The Micromonospora sediminicola genome contains a region encoding:
- a CDS encoding M23 family metallopeptidase, producing the protein MTDRKTSGLVAAFVAITLVLAGCVVGLPLFLMAGSVSASPCGTLPAPDLSGGGTATTEWDQSQVANAAIIVAVGQEMQVPPRGLVIALATAMQESTLRNLDYGDRDSVGLFQQRPSQGWGTVAQLTDPRYASGKFYTALLKVEGWQGMRLTDAAQAVQRSGLPEAYQKWEDDAYALAAAVLNMGSIDELGGGPPGAPCGPGAFEPVPVGPGGWVQPVRAGIVAPWGQDRGDHKHAGVDLGAPKLTPIRAVAAGVVSTSTCNAPEWHGCDTDGYPGLGGCGWYVDVRHDGDIATRYCHMVRQPFVRVGQKVAAGEVLGLSGSSGNSSGPHLHFEVHRGVAPGQSLNFGNSVDPVAFMAAVGAPLGG; encoded by the coding sequence ATGACCGACCGGAAGACGTCAGGTCTGGTGGCCGCCTTCGTCGCGATCACCCTGGTGCTGGCCGGGTGCGTGGTCGGGCTGCCGCTGTTCCTGATGGCCGGCTCGGTCAGCGCCTCGCCGTGCGGGACGCTGCCCGCGCCCGACCTCTCCGGAGGTGGCACGGCGACCACCGAGTGGGACCAGAGCCAGGTCGCCAACGCCGCGATCATCGTCGCGGTCGGCCAGGAGATGCAGGTACCGCCCCGTGGCCTGGTGATCGCCCTGGCCACCGCGATGCAGGAGTCGACGCTGCGCAACCTCGACTACGGCGACCGTGACTCCGTCGGCCTCTTCCAGCAGCGTCCCAGTCAGGGCTGGGGAACCGTGGCCCAGCTGACCGACCCCCGGTACGCCTCCGGCAAGTTCTACACCGCGCTGCTCAAGGTCGAGGGCTGGCAGGGCATGCGGCTCACCGACGCCGCCCAGGCCGTGCAGCGCTCCGGCCTCCCCGAGGCCTACCAGAAGTGGGAGGACGACGCCTACGCCCTCGCCGCCGCCGTCCTGAACATGGGCAGCATCGACGAACTGGGCGGCGGGCCACCCGGCGCACCCTGCGGTCCCGGTGCCTTCGAACCCGTCCCCGTCGGCCCGGGCGGCTGGGTGCAGCCGGTACGGGCGGGCATCGTCGCGCCGTGGGGCCAGGACCGCGGCGACCACAAGCACGCCGGCGTCGACCTGGGCGCCCCGAAGCTCACGCCCATCCGGGCCGTCGCCGCCGGCGTGGTGTCGACCAGCACGTGCAACGCCCCGGAGTGGCACGGCTGCGACACCGACGGATATCCCGGCCTCGGCGGGTGTGGCTGGTACGTCGACGTCCGCCACGACGGCGACATCGCCACCCGCTACTGCCACATGGTCCGGCAGCCCTTCGTCCGGGTCGGGCAGAAGGTCGCCGCGGGTGAGGTCCTGGGCCTGAGCGGCAGTTCCGGGAACTCCTCCGGCCCGCACCTGCACTTCGAGGTGCACCGCGGCGTCGCCCCCGGTCAGAGCCTGAACTTCGGCAACTCCGTCGACCCCGTCGCGTTCATGGCGGCCGTGGGAGCACCGCTGGGCGGCTGA
- a CDS encoding SCO6880 family protein: MTTTAAPPNPPQQRAYGNWRRGVSAGLFGLGTVGTLIMFGLALLTVLMLAVSLLAALVTALCGAAVLVPLAVRVNGRTGLQVMAARFAWWRGRSRRQHLYLSGVASKVTQTHQLPGILARSQVYEVETGRSGRIGVVVIPQSRHYTVTLRCYPEGMDLVDQSAIDARVAHLAAWLSNLSREPGLVQAAVTVESTPDPGTQLATEVDDTMSPEAPELARRVLAEVVRSYPAGSATVETRVSLTYTLPPNRRQLSHEDMCREVAARLPNLHSGLSAAGAGGVRPMMPRSLVRAVRAAYDPGVGIELSRTPDLDLTWENAGPVSARESWDYYRHDSGVSRTWGMVEAPRGVTFANTFARLTDPDPQLLRKRVSLIYRPYSPAESAKLVESDKRDARFNATKKAQATARDLADLNAAEQAAQEEASGAGVVRFTVLVTATVSSVEQLDEATRIIDSRAAEARLMLRPMYGAQAATFAATLPTGVVLPVHATVPF, encoded by the coding sequence GTGACGACGACGGCCGCGCCGCCGAACCCGCCGCAGCAGCGCGCGTACGGCAACTGGCGCCGTGGTGTGTCGGCCGGACTGTTCGGTCTGGGCACCGTCGGCACGCTCATCATGTTCGGCCTGGCGCTGCTGACCGTGCTGATGCTCGCCGTGTCGCTCCTGGCCGCCCTGGTGACCGCGTTGTGTGGCGCCGCCGTCCTGGTCCCGCTGGCCGTCCGGGTCAACGGGCGCACCGGGCTGCAGGTCATGGCGGCACGGTTCGCCTGGTGGCGGGGACGCTCACGGCGGCAGCACCTCTACCTGTCCGGCGTGGCCTCCAAGGTGACGCAGACCCACCAGCTGCCCGGCATCCTGGCCCGCTCACAGGTCTACGAGGTGGAGACGGGCCGCTCCGGGCGCATCGGCGTGGTGGTCATCCCGCAGTCGCGGCACTACACCGTCACGCTGCGCTGCTACCCGGAGGGCATGGACCTGGTCGACCAGAGCGCCATCGACGCCCGCGTGGCGCACCTGGCGGCCTGGCTGTCCAACCTCAGCCGCGAACCGGGCCTGGTGCAGGCCGCGGTCACCGTGGAGAGCACCCCGGACCCGGGCACGCAGCTGGCCACCGAGGTCGACGACACGATGTCGCCGGAGGCGCCGGAGCTGGCCCGCCGCGTCCTCGCGGAGGTGGTACGCAGCTACCCGGCCGGGTCGGCGACCGTGGAGACCCGGGTCTCGCTCACCTACACGCTGCCGCCGAACCGGCGGCAGCTCTCGCACGAGGACATGTGCCGGGAGGTGGCCGCCCGGTTGCCGAACCTGCACTCCGGGCTCTCGGCCGCCGGCGCCGGCGGCGTGCGCCCGATGATGCCGCGCTCGCTGGTCCGGGCCGTGCGCGCCGCGTACGACCCCGGCGTGGGCATCGAGCTGTCGCGTACTCCAGACCTGGACCTCACGTGGGAGAACGCCGGCCCGGTCTCGGCGCGGGAGAGCTGGGACTACTACCGGCACGACTCCGGCGTCTCGCGGACCTGGGGAATGGTCGAGGCCCCGCGCGGTGTCACCTTCGCCAACACGTTCGCCCGGCTGACCGATCCCGACCCGCAGCTGCTGCGCAAGCGGGTGTCGCTGATCTACCGGCCGTACTCGCCGGCCGAGTCGGCCAAGCTCGTCGAGTCCGACAAGCGCGACGCCCGGTTCAACGCGACGAAGAAGGCCCAGGCCACCGCCCGGGACCTGGCCGACCTCAACGCGGCCGAGCAGGCCGCGCAGGAGGAGGCCTCCGGGGCCGGCGTCGTGCGGTTCACGGTGCTGGTCACCGCCACCGTCTCCTCGGTCGAGCAGCTCGACGAGGCGACCCGGATCATCGACTCGCGCGCCGCCGAGGCCCGGCTCATGCTCCGCCCGATGTACGGGGCCCAGGCGGCGACCTTCGCCGCCACCCTGCCGACCGGGGTGGTGCTGCCCGTGCACGCCACCGTGCCGTTCTAG
- a CDS encoding ATP/GTP-binding protein — MPRSVIPIRRPSRLGYTGPGGGYMSWVESPTEYRGTTVQVCGLWPFGTGSSTPTIGAPLGRHRYTNATVCFDPISWYERAKLINNPSVWIQAEPAMGKSTSVRRMLLSLVAQGVTPLILGDLKPDYAELVAALGGRVLRVGPGLHRINPLDIGPWQQVLAHVRDPKEIEQLHAEIVDRRLNAALVLATLTRGAPLASDEITVLAAALRFLTERESAAQPLLSDVLRVIEEAPMPVRWVTLWHDDHDLDRYRLETENLRRTLRALIHGPLGSTVEGHTTASIDLDTTALCVDISGISETNQMLTAATLVTTWAAGFGQVEAAHRMSDLGLAPPRRFFLVLDEMWRALRVGHGMVDRIDALTRLNRSKGTGTAFITHSLGDLQALPNEEDRAKARGFADRCAVLMIGACSEQELDAVARVRPLAQAERAEVLSWSAPPSWTTGPDEEEVLIGRGNFLIKVGTRPGIPVHLEPTEIEKQLGNTDFRWRRT; from the coding sequence ATGCCCCGTTCCGTCATCCCGATCCGACGTCCCAGCAGACTGGGTTACACCGGCCCCGGCGGTGGCTACATGTCGTGGGTCGAGTCGCCCACGGAATACCGCGGCACCACGGTGCAGGTGTGCGGCCTGTGGCCGTTCGGCACCGGCTCGTCCACCCCGACGATCGGCGCCCCGCTGGGCCGGCACCGCTACACCAACGCGACGGTGTGCTTCGACCCGATCTCCTGGTACGAACGCGCCAAGCTGATCAACAACCCGTCGGTGTGGATCCAGGCGGAGCCGGCAATGGGCAAGTCCACCAGCGTGCGGCGGATGCTGCTGAGCCTGGTCGCCCAGGGGGTGACCCCGCTGATCCTGGGCGACCTCAAACCCGACTACGCCGAGCTGGTCGCCGCGCTCGGCGGCCGGGTGCTGCGGGTGGGCCCCGGGCTGCACCGGATCAACCCGCTCGACATCGGCCCGTGGCAGCAGGTGCTGGCGCACGTGCGCGATCCCAAGGAGATCGAGCAGCTGCACGCGGAGATCGTCGACCGTCGGCTGAACGCCGCCCTGGTGCTGGCGACACTGACTCGGGGTGCGCCGCTCGCGTCGGACGAGATCACCGTCCTGGCGGCCGCGCTGCGCTTCCTGACCGAGCGGGAGAGCGCCGCCCAGCCGTTGCTGTCGGACGTGCTGCGGGTCATCGAGGAGGCGCCCATGCCGGTGCGGTGGGTGACGCTGTGGCACGACGACCACGACCTGGACCGCTACCGCCTGGAGACGGAGAACCTGCGGCGTACGCTGCGGGCGCTGATCCACGGGCCGCTCGGCTCGACCGTCGAGGGTCACACCACCGCCTCGATCGACCTGGACACCACCGCGCTCTGCGTGGACATCTCCGGCATCAGCGAGACCAACCAGATGCTGACCGCCGCCACCCTGGTCACCACGTGGGCCGCCGGCTTCGGTCAGGTCGAGGCCGCGCACCGGATGTCCGACCTGGGCCTGGCCCCGCCGCGGCGCTTCTTCCTGGTCCTGGACGAGATGTGGCGCGCGTTGCGGGTCGGGCACGGCATGGTCGACCGCATCGACGCGCTGACCCGGCTGAACCGCTCCAAGGGCACCGGCACCGCGTTCATCACCCACTCGCTGGGTGACCTGCAGGCGTTGCCGAACGAGGAGGACCGCGCCAAGGCGCGCGGCTTCGCCGACCGGTGCGCGGTGCTCATGATCGGCGCCTGCTCCGAGCAGGAGCTCGACGCCGTCGCCCGGGTACGGCCCCTCGCGCAGGCCGAACGCGCCGAGGTGCTGTCGTGGTCCGCGCCGCCGTCGTGGACGACCGGACCGGACGAGGAGGAGGTCCTGATCGGCCGGGGGAACTTCCTCATCAAGGTCGGGACCCGTCCCGGCATCCCGGTGCACCTGGAACCCACCGAGATCGAGAAGCAGTTGGGCAACACCGACTTCCGGTGGCGGCGCACATGA
- a CDS encoding type IV secretory system conjugative DNA transfer family protein, with protein sequence MSRAVGPGGSSDSSGLVAGGLAGLALAAAGAVWLPLRLTDPPGYDGEGLFSAAAGLISGTITWTVACTLVAVAEVLVVTALGAGVSLLVRGRRLRGSRVDRAARHMARRGDLAHLSPDGVTASARRLRASLADAGTVAPDDAGVLIGHAVVGGMELRQSWEDMAVDIWGPRTGKTTARAIPATVSNPGPTLVTSVKGDIIDATRELRATRGEIWVFDPQQVWGQPQQLWWNPLGGIATITDARRLAEHFASAEREPGMQRDAFFDPSSEELVANLLLAAAVGGRSVLDVYRWAVNPRDESPADILTGAGFQLPADSIVGVINMPEQTRGGVYAGAQKMLMCLTEPSVTAWVSPPSSPMIRQFRPEDFVATCDTVYLLSQGGPGSPAPLIAALTDAVLRAGEMRARTSPGRRLDPPLVSVLDEAANICRIRQLPALYSYYGSHGLPIITVLQSYAQGVDVWGREGMRKLWSAANVRTYGGGVADPEFLEELSRLIGEHDVMTRSTSSSGSGFGQRSVSRQTRRQRVLDVAELHALPRGRMVVYSSGAPPVLARTAPWQTGPYAEAVRASIARWDPDRRNDWNLQADTSQLQSFDNAVQEPR encoded by the coding sequence ATGAGCCGGGCGGTGGGACCGGGCGGAAGCAGTGACTCCTCGGGCCTGGTCGCCGGCGGGCTGGCCGGGCTCGCACTGGCGGCGGCCGGGGCGGTGTGGCTGCCGTTGCGGCTGACCGATCCGCCCGGCTACGACGGCGAGGGGCTGTTCAGCGCCGCCGCGGGGTTGATCTCCGGCACGATCACCTGGACCGTCGCGTGCACGCTGGTGGCGGTCGCCGAGGTGCTGGTGGTGACGGCACTGGGCGCGGGTGTGTCGCTGCTGGTCCGGGGACGCCGTCTCCGGGGCAGCCGGGTCGACCGGGCCGCGCGGCACATGGCCCGCCGCGGCGACCTGGCGCACCTGAGCCCCGACGGGGTCACCGCGTCCGCCAGGCGACTGCGGGCCAGTCTGGCCGACGCCGGGACCGTCGCCCCCGACGACGCCGGCGTCCTGATCGGACACGCCGTGGTGGGCGGGATGGAGCTGCGCCAGTCCTGGGAGGACATGGCGGTCGACATCTGGGGGCCGCGTACCGGCAAGACCACCGCCCGCGCGATCCCGGCCACCGTGTCCAACCCCGGGCCGACGCTGGTCACCAGCGTCAAGGGCGACATCATCGACGCCACCCGGGAGTTGCGCGCGACCCGAGGCGAGATCTGGGTGTTCGACCCGCAGCAGGTCTGGGGGCAGCCGCAGCAGCTGTGGTGGAACCCGCTCGGCGGGATCGCCACCATCACCGACGCGCGTCGGCTGGCCGAGCACTTCGCCTCGGCCGAGCGTGAACCCGGCATGCAGCGCGACGCGTTCTTCGACCCCAGCTCCGAGGAGCTCGTGGCCAACCTGCTGCTGGCGGCCGCGGTCGGCGGACGGTCCGTCCTCGACGTCTACCGCTGGGCGGTGAACCCGCGCGACGAGTCGCCGGCCGACATCCTGACCGGTGCGGGCTTCCAACTGCCGGCCGACTCGATCGTCGGTGTGATCAACATGCCGGAACAGACCCGGGGCGGCGTCTACGCCGGCGCCCAGAAGATGCTCATGTGCCTGACCGAGCCGAGTGTCACCGCATGGGTCAGTCCGCCGTCCTCACCGATGATCCGGCAGTTCCGCCCCGAGGACTTCGTCGCCACGTGCGACACCGTCTACCTGCTCAGCCAGGGCGGTCCGGGATCACCGGCACCACTGATCGCCGCGCTGACCGACGCGGTGCTGCGAGCGGGCGAGATGCGCGCCCGCACCTCGCCGGGCCGGCGCCTCGACCCGCCGCTGGTGTCGGTGCTCGACGAGGCGGCCAACATCTGCCGCATCCGGCAACTGCCGGCCCTGTACTCCTACTACGGCTCGCACGGCCTCCCGATCATCACCGTGCTGCAGTCGTACGCCCAGGGCGTCGACGTGTGGGGCCGCGAGGGCATGCGCAAGCTGTGGTCGGCGGCGAACGTGCGCACCTACGGCGGTGGCGTCGCGGACCCCGAGTTCCTCGAGGAGCTGTCCCGCCTCATCGGTGAGCACGACGTCATGACCCGATCCACGTCGAGCAGCGGTTCCGGCTTCGGCCAGCGGTCCGTGTCCCGGCAGACCCGCCGCCAGCGGGTGCTCGACGTCGCGGAGCTGCACGCGCTGCCCCGCGGCCGGATGGTGGTCTACAGCTCCGGTGCGCCGCCGGTGCTGGCCCGCACCGCGCCCTGGCAGACCGGCCCGTACGCCGAGGCCGTCCGGGCCTCCATCGCCCGCTGGGATCCGGACCGCCGCAACGACTGGAATCTCCAGGCCGACACCTCTCAACTGCAGTCGTTCGACAACGCTGTGCAGGAGCCGCGATGA
- a CDS encoding DUF4913 domain-containing protein: MTTPTDRSGSERAVAELSALLEQLSGAMPPGDPPPDPQAATAATPQPAADEVPEPAFRNLDEFMRLYLGEVVERRVLSGPKSGIHWCDRWWAHPEAISRLYAMWREWEKARLDDTMSTWWLHHLDPHLMAMTTEYGPFAKCEPGRHSEPSTLPTLPAPREILDQLPEG; encoded by the coding sequence ATGACCACGCCCACCGACCGGAGCGGTTCGGAGCGGGCCGTCGCCGAACTGTCCGCTCTGCTGGAGCAGCTGTCCGGCGCGATGCCGCCCGGCGACCCGCCGCCGGATCCGCAGGCGGCCACGGCAGCCACCCCGCAGCCGGCCGCCGACGAGGTGCCGGAGCCGGCGTTCCGCAACCTCGACGAGTTCATGCGCCTGTACCTGGGCGAGGTCGTCGAGCGCCGCGTCCTCAGCGGGCCCAAGAGCGGCATCCACTGGTGCGACCGGTGGTGGGCGCACCCCGAGGCGATCTCGCGCCTCTACGCGATGTGGCGCGAGTGGGAGAAGGCCCGCCTCGACGACACGATGAGCACGTGGTGGCTGCACCACCTCGATCCGCACCTGATGGCCATGACCACCGAGTACGGGCCGTTCGCCAAGTGCGAACCCGGCCGGCACAGCGAGCCCAGCACCCTGCCGACCCTCCCCGCTCCACGGGAGATCCTCGATCAGCTGCCCGAGGGCTGA
- a CDS encoding outer membrane protein assembly factor BamB family protein, with translation MRARLQAAAVIVALAATVAGCGDDDPPSAPASAAAPSPAATPSAPAFDPPTRFGPTGTALGEARPGDVLLRGTTAFVAGDARTTVVDVAGGRQLSVLTPKQAPITRNPAAAGHRPVLIDPSGRPTVVVPYAVEIPASGTVASRQAVELLVIDATDGRLTTTVTVDAKPAEGDFSLVAADPVRVVGGRGTAVVLGIGKQVTVVVDVSTGNTLWRDDDFAASALLGDTVVGLTAPDARYRRSVTGLALLDGAERWSAVSVADAELAAAGPSFVVAVGRQNDGKRFYALVKKDGALVNRTTGEYRVGLRCAYDEAAVTVCALGNSEPLFALDSTTGDDLWQLPATGRRAPRMTAAWHGAVYGTVNGAAVVLDARTGLDRSVSPGVAPVAVTAHGGLAADPSDGNAMVFHPAVG, from the coding sequence GTGCGAGCGCGGCTCCAGGCGGCGGCGGTCATCGTTGCGCTCGCGGCGACGGTCGCCGGATGTGGGGACGACGACCCGCCGTCAGCGCCGGCCTCCGCTGCCGCACCGTCACCCGCCGCCACCCCGTCGGCGCCGGCGTTCGACCCGCCGACCCGGTTCGGGCCCACCGGCACGGCTCTCGGCGAGGCCCGCCCCGGGGACGTCCTCCTGCGCGGGACGACCGCATTCGTGGCCGGCGACGCCCGGACCACGGTGGTGGACGTGGCCGGCGGACGCCAGCTGTCCGTGCTCACCCCGAAGCAGGCACCGATCACCCGCAACCCGGCCGCGGCCGGGCACCGACCGGTGCTGATCGACCCCTCCGGTCGGCCCACCGTGGTGGTGCCGTACGCGGTGGAGATCCCCGCCTCCGGCACCGTCGCGTCCCGGCAGGCCGTCGAGCTGCTCGTGATCGACGCGACCGACGGCCGGCTGACGACGACCGTGACCGTGGACGCCAAACCGGCCGAGGGCGACTTCAGCCTGGTCGCCGCCGATCCGGTACGCGTGGTCGGCGGCCGCGGCACCGCTGTGGTGCTCGGCATCGGCAAGCAGGTGACGGTGGTCGTCGACGTCAGCACCGGCAACACCCTGTGGCGCGACGACGACTTCGCCGCCTCGGCGCTGCTGGGGGACACCGTCGTCGGCCTCACCGCTCCGGACGCCCGCTACCGCCGGTCCGTCACCGGGCTCGCGCTGCTCGACGGCGCCGAGCGCTGGTCGGCGGTCTCCGTCGCCGACGCCGAACTCGCCGCCGCCGGTCCGTCGTTCGTCGTCGCGGTGGGTCGGCAGAACGACGGCAAGCGCTTCTACGCGCTCGTCAAGAAGGACGGAGCCCTGGTCAACCGCACGACCGGCGAGTACCGGGTGGGACTGCGCTGCGCCTACGACGAGGCCGCGGTCACGGTCTGCGCTCTCGGCAACTCGGAGCCGCTGTTCGCCCTGGACTCCACCACCGGCGACGACCTGTGGCAGTTGCCCGCGACCGGTCGGCGCGCCCCGCGGATGACCGCGGCGTGGCACGGCGCGGTCTACGGCACGGTGAACGGGGCCGCCGTCGTCCTCGACGCGCGCACCGGCCTGGACCGGTCGGTGTCTCCCGGGGTGGCGCCGGTGGCCGTCACGGCCCACGGCGGCCTCGCCGCCGACCCGTCGGACGGCAACGCGATGGTTTTCCACCCGGCCGTCGGCTGA
- a CDS encoding glycosyltransferase family 4 protein codes for MTVPLPPARAEAQARPLNVLTLCDKWIGGGPIAVNREISVALAELGHRVTTRVSVPSPSHPLVDVQVLDPVPGVSDTRAQLLRADGLPADVDVIMGHGRFSGGAASYLRDNFYPHAKVVHFVHVTADEMDRGRGEPLESNQHTETERALVSRADLVVGVGPLLTAEGRRLARMCEKPPPVVEMTPGVVLETPPRYDPEQTRLNLLVFTRTDDRLKGADIAAAAVGELHNRGLDVRLTMLGAHKSDVAEQERVLSDIAGFPVRVRGYTSDPGVMAAELRGADLVIHAARHEDFGLAPLEAAGYGVPVLVGNHTGVGMFLGDPNRVPAALGAPSVVNTRGRSEATLPTVWADHAEAVLKDLPETRRRATELREHLGQNHTWRHAAEGVAEHIRALAPSTRGTTAATAALQAAHQQTRPPAVPPRRPQAWQEGLRPPGRGR; via the coding sequence ATGACAGTGCCCTTGCCGCCGGCCCGGGCGGAGGCGCAGGCCCGGCCGTTGAACGTGCTCACGCTGTGCGACAAGTGGATCGGCGGCGGCCCGATCGCCGTCAACCGGGAGATCTCCGTGGCGCTCGCCGAGCTCGGGCACCGGGTGACCACCCGGGTGAGTGTGCCGTCGCCGTCGCATCCCCTGGTCGACGTCCAGGTGCTCGACCCGGTCCCGGGGGTGTCGGACACCCGGGCGCAACTGCTCCGGGCGGACGGGCTTCCGGCTGACGTCGACGTCATCATGGGTCACGGTCGGTTCTCCGGTGGAGCCGCCTCCTACCTGCGCGACAACTTCTATCCGCACGCGAAGGTGGTGCACTTCGTCCACGTGACGGCGGACGAGATGGACCGCGGCCGGGGTGAGCCGCTGGAGTCGAACCAGCACACCGAGACCGAGCGCGCCCTGGTGTCCCGGGCCGACCTGGTGGTCGGCGTGGGCCCGCTGCTGACCGCCGAGGGCCGCCGCCTGGCCCGGATGTGCGAGAAGCCGCCCCCGGTGGTGGAGATGACGCCTGGCGTGGTCCTGGAGACGCCGCCCCGGTACGACCCCGAGCAGACCCGGCTGAACCTGCTGGTGTTCACGCGCACTGACGACCGCCTCAAGGGAGCCGACATCGCCGCCGCCGCGGTGGGCGAACTGCACAACCGCGGCCTGGACGTACGGCTGACGATGCTGGGGGCGCACAAGTCCGACGTCGCGGAACAGGAACGCGTGCTGTCCGACATCGCCGGCTTCCCGGTGCGGGTGCGGGGCTACACCTCCGACCCGGGCGTCATGGCCGCCGAACTCCGGGGGGCGGACCTGGTGATCCACGCGGCCCGGCACGAGGACTTCGGCCTGGCCCCGCTGGAGGCCGCCGGCTACGGCGTGCCGGTCCTGGTCGGGAACCACACCGGGGTCGGGATGTTCCTCGGCGACCCGAACCGGGTGCCGGCGGCTCTGGGCGCACCGTCGGTGGTGAACACCAGGGGGCGCTCGGAGGCGACGCTGCCCACCGTGTGGGCCGACCACGCCGAGGCCGTCCTGAAGGATCTGCCGGAGACCCGGCGTCGGGCCACGGAGCTGCGCGAGCACCTCGGGCAGAACCACACCTGGCGGCACGCCGCCGAAGGGGTGGCGGAGCACATCCGGGCCCTGGCGCCATCCACGCGCGGCACCACCGCCGCGACGGCCGCGTTGCAGGCCGCGCACCAGCAGACCCGTCCCCCGGCCGTGCCGCCCCGCCGGCCGCAGGCCTGGCAGGAGGGCCTCCGGCCGCCGGGGCGCGGCCGGTGA
- a CDS encoding HAD domain-containing protein: MSGTAKPWLLLDIDGVLNPTGDHADRGFTAHHLHGYRVQLSREHGRMLNELDREGLVDLRWATTWNHAANAYVAPAVGLTGPLPVLVIDRALAGPVPFGVNWKAASVLAEADGVPFAWLDDFLTDADRRWAEARVLDNGVPTLLVPVDPAVGLLPDHLDQVRSWARSTSGPGVLTGGELLRRTPHLSADPVARERADWFARTCNALPDRAAGLDRRDLTVSLWDRCATAVTAEHGGGSGVRPTDEFVRQSFRRFLRGDGAAATVWADRAALRAARPERGDVAHAKDSYRLVLGETPDRDAGPRIQLLVDSAVADLGISPDIQRTHRSIQLGPSGPLVQVSVRADRRDTSSDLTVAFGHDGQAERVPYDQLLRDGPDALYERVTRVSRSVAELHERRPAAVAYLPGPAARRHQQQPYQPTTAAVRPPTSPQPSRGRR, encoded by the coding sequence GTGAGCGGGACCGCGAAGCCGTGGCTGCTGCTCGACATCGACGGGGTCCTCAACCCCACCGGCGACCATGCCGACCGTGGCTTCACCGCGCACCACCTGCACGGCTACCGGGTGCAGCTCAGCCGCGAGCACGGGCGGATGCTGAACGAGCTCGACCGTGAGGGACTGGTCGACCTGCGGTGGGCGACGACCTGGAACCACGCCGCGAACGCCTACGTCGCGCCCGCCGTCGGCCTGACCGGTCCGCTGCCCGTCCTGGTCATCGACCGGGCGCTGGCCGGTCCGGTGCCGTTCGGCGTCAACTGGAAGGCCGCGAGCGTGCTGGCCGAGGCCGACGGCGTGCCCTTCGCCTGGCTGGACGACTTCCTCACCGACGCCGACCGGCGGTGGGCCGAGGCGCGTGTCCTCGACAACGGGGTCCCCACGCTGCTCGTGCCGGTCGACCCGGCGGTCGGGTTGCTTCCCGACCACCTCGACCAGGTGCGCTCGTGGGCGCGGAGCACCAGCGGCCCCGGTGTCCTCACCGGTGGGGAGCTGCTGCGGCGTACCCCGCACCTGTCGGCGGACCCGGTGGCGCGGGAGCGGGCGGACTGGTTCGCGCGCACCTGCAACGCTCTGCCCGACCGGGCCGCCGGTCTCGACCGGAGGGACCTGACCGTCTCGCTGTGGGACCGCTGCGCGACCGCGGTCACCGCCGAGCACGGGGGCGGGTCGGGGGTGCGTCCCACCGACGAGTTCGTCCGCCAGTCCTTCCGCCGGTTCCTCCGGGGCGACGGCGCGGCGGCGACGGTCTGGGCCGACCGGGCCGCCCTGCGCGCCGCCCGGCCCGAGCGCGGCGACGTCGCGCACGCCAAGGACTCGTACCGCCTCGTCCTCGGGGAGACACCCGACCGCGACGCCGGCCCGCGGATCCAACTGCTCGTCGACTCCGCGGTGGCCGACCTCGGCATCAGCCCGGACATCCAACGCACCCACCGCTCGATCCAGCTGGGCCCGTCCGGCCCGCTGGTGCAGGTCTCCGTCCGCGCCGACCGCCGCGACACGTCCAGCGACCTGACCGTCGCCTTCGGTCACGACGGACAGGCCGAGCGGGTCCCCTACGATCAGTTGCTACGCGACGGCCCGGACGCCCTGTACGAGCGGGTCACGCGGGTGAGCAGGTCCGTGGCGGAGCTGCACGAGCGACGGCCGGCCGCCGTCGCCTACCTGCCGGGGCCCGCCGCGCGCCGGCACCAGCAGCAGCCGTACCAGCCGACGACGGCGGCGGTCCGTCCGCCGACGTCACCACAGCCATCGAGGGGCAGACGATGA
- a CDS encoding NUDIX hydrolase: MPTESGLEAAYPRLFAPQRWEWGGLDAQFSTGAPPDELVTNVHLVGFSGDQVILCRDDRDVWFLPGGTREPGESVEDCARRELLEEAGAVLTGPLTVVGAHHCVTDRPLPYRPHQPHPEKAWLWCAADAAIVQAPTMPADAEQIVEVRAVPVAEAAVLLLTDQPWLPDLLMLAVRTRGRG; the protein is encoded by the coding sequence ATGCCGACCGAATCCGGCCTCGAAGCCGCGTACCCCCGGCTGTTCGCCCCGCAGCGATGGGAGTGGGGCGGGCTCGACGCCCAGTTCAGCACCGGAGCGCCACCGGACGAGCTGGTCACCAACGTGCACCTCGTGGGGTTCAGCGGCGACCAGGTCATCCTGTGCCGCGACGACCGCGACGTGTGGTTCCTGCCCGGAGGCACGCGCGAGCCCGGTGAGAGCGTCGAGGACTGCGCCCGGCGGGAGCTGCTGGAGGAGGCGGGTGCGGTGCTCACCGGCCCGCTGACCGTGGTCGGCGCGCACCACTGCGTCACCGACCGCCCGCTGCCGTACCGGCCGCACCAGCCGCATCCGGAGAAGGCCTGGCTGTGGTGTGCCGCCGACGCCGCGATCGTCCAGGCGCCCACGATGCCGGCGGACGCGGAACAGATCGTCGAGGTCCGGGCGGTGCCGGTCGCCGAGGCCGCCGTGCTTCTGCTCACCGATCAGCCCTGGCTCCCCGACCTGCTCATGCTGGCCGTGCGGACACGCGGGCGGGGATGA